A genomic stretch from Salarias fasciatus chromosome 18, fSalaFa1.1, whole genome shotgun sequence includes:
- the LOC115406150 gene encoding clusterin-like protein 1, producing MKEAMLLNQQKHQHLMKSLRHSGDKKKGAAQLARDVTEKLQEAEEACKHSLQAEWEQCRPCLEDACKSFYTSACRRRFAAFHAKVGAFFQRISERFSSRQLAAESGDILVNQGLDSTDLDVDRIEDSFNRLLRRVSWLVERSAGLVSRMSSRLDRALQTAFLNQTRAPAAPPTLDPLDPARDSGFMQGVGLEEVLESFFDFGKSVVEEFGAVVTRVFDDLQQAAEQQDDKERESAPQVLQDRQLCRSLRRQTSECWRLQTQCRACQGTLLTECPSVQELHVELEEASQLLEVSRDQYQEVLSIVRRHADDTVGWLSAVASELSWLGRAVSDGGAPQNIFTVTKVALDGQDEGEEPADRRVELNILNSPLSLTLPGQLQPLHPAFIQQLVQDALLQYKETARSEDE from the exons ATGAAGGAGGCCATGCTGCTGAACCAGCAGAAGCACCAGCACCTCATGAAGTCTCTGAGACACAGCGGCGACAAGAAGAAG ggggcagcacagcTGGCCAGGGACGTGacggagaagctgcaggaggcggaggaggcctGCAAACACTCCCTGCAGGCTGAGTGGGAGCAGTGCAGACCCTGTCTGGAGGACGCCTGCAAGAGCTTCTACACCTccgcctgccgccgccgcttcgCCGCTTTCCACGCCAAG GTGGGAGCTTTCTTCCAGAGGATCTCCGAACGCTTCAGCTCCCGCCAGCTGGCCGCAGAGTCGGGGGACATCCTGGTGAATCAGGGGCTCGACAGCACAGACCTGGACGTGGACCGCATCGAGGACTCCTTCAACCGCCTGCTCCGGAGGGTGAGCTGGCTGGTGGAGCGCAGCGCCGGCCTGGTGtccaggatgagcagcaggCTGGACCGGGCTCTCCAGACAGCCTTCCTGAACCAGACCCGGGCCCCGGCGGCACCGCCCACCTTAGACCCGCTGGACCCCGCCCGGGACTCGGGTTTCATGCAGGGGGTGGGCctggaggaggtgctggagTCCTTCTTTGACTTTGGGAAGAGCGTGGTGGAGGAGTTCGGAGCAGTGGTGACCCGGGTGTTCGACGACCTCCAGCAggcggcggagcagcaggacgaCAAAG agagggagagcgctCCGCAGGTCCTGCAGGACCGGCAGCTGTGCAGGAGCCTGCGGAGGCAGACGTCGGAGTGCTGGCGGCTGCAGACGCAGTGCCGGGCCTGTCAGGGAACGCTGCTCACAG AGTGTCCCAGTGTTCAGGAGCTGCacgtggagctggaggaggcttcccagctgctggaggtctccAGAGACCAGTACCAGGAAGTCCTGTCCATCGTCCGGCGGCACGCCGACGACACGGTGGGCTGGCTGAGCGCCGTGGCGTCCGAGCTGAGCTGGCTGGGCCGGGCCGTGAGCGACGGCGGCGCTCCCCAGAACATCTTCACCGTCACCAAG GTGGCGCTGGACGGCCAGGACGAAGGGGAGGAGCCTGCTGACCGCAGGGTGGAGCTGAACATCCTGAACTCCCCGCTCAGCCTCACCCTGCCCGGCCAGCTGCAGCCGCTACACCCCgccttcatccagcagctggTGCAGGACGCTCTGCTGCAGTACAAGGAGACGgccag GTCAGAGGACGAGTAG